The Erigeron canadensis isolate Cc75 chromosome 4, C_canadensis_v1, whole genome shotgun sequence genome window below encodes:
- the LOC122598188 gene encoding putative F-box protein At1g32420 has translation MSDHIPFEIQAQIMKRLPAKKLIQSKMVSKQWKSLIESSRFMTAYNLSKTGPSHLFIRFVHSLPDSLKPLYNRIDDPRIVGSSHGLFCLYGDSTAGTFTVIWNPSINKCIAVDMGMHFDGTSKIGFGVRPDTLDPMIVKIDDDEHTVEVFRLSTGVWTNRRIDLPRESIAFTIHQVDVNGFIYWSVFDMVACHLFIVSFDMKSDKFSEVNLPKCFTSTDKHFSISKLRESLVVLEDCEEAETQKNVCAIWMMLEDGAEKSFTKLYTISTQDTLFRVLGFRKSGKPIVGTRIVDDERGMGVLLSVYDPHSRNIDGLATHRLSTYTTLFVSSYTETLLLLDHPNKPIPYQSQTIH, from the exons ATGTCAGACCACATACCATTTGAAATCCAAGCACAAATCATGAAGAGGCTTCCTGCCAAAAAATTGATTCAGTCCAAAATGGTTTCAAAACAATGGAAGTCGCTCATCGAAAGCTCCCGGTTTATGACCGCTTACAACCTCTCAAAAACCGGACCAAGTCATCTATTCATAAG GTTTGTTCACTCTCTTCCTGATTCCCTGAAACCACTTTACAACAGAATCGATGATCCTAGAATAGTCGGTAGTTCTCACGGCTTGTTTTGCCTTTACGGCGACTCAACGGCTGGTACTTTTACTGTTATTTGGAATCCGTCGATTAACAAATGTATTGCTGTTGATATGGGTATGCATTTTGATGGTACGAGTAAAATTGGATTTGGGGTTCGTCCCGACACTCTTGACCCTATGATTGTTaagattgatgatgatgaacatACAGTTGAGGTATTTAGATTAAGTACGGGGGTTTGGACTAATAGACGTATCGATTTGCCTCGTGAATCAATTGCCTTTACAATTCATCAGGTTGATGTCAATGGGTTTATTTATTGGAGTGTTTTTGATATGGTTGCGTGTCACTTATTCATTGTTTCATTTGATATGAAAAGTGATAAGTTTTCGGAAGTCAACCTCCCTAAGTGCTTTACATCTACGGATAAACATTTTTCCATTTCTAAGCTAAGGGAGTCACTTGTTGTGCTTGAAGACTGTGAAGAGGCCGAGACCCAGAAAAACGTTTGTGCCATATGGATGATGTTGGAGGATGGTGCTGAAAAATCGTTTACAAAGCTATACACTATTAGCACACAAGATACATTATTCCGTGTACTAGGGTTTAGGAAAAGTGGCAAACCTATCGTGGGAACAAGAATAGTGGATGATGAACGTGGAATGGGAGTGTTGCTTTCGGTTTATGACCCACACTCCAGAAACATCGATGGCCTTGCAACTCACAGACTATCTACTTACACGACATTGTTTGTGAGCTCCTACACGGAAACTCTACTTCTTCTTGACCACCCGAACAAGCCTATTCCATATCAAAGTCAAACTATTCATTGA
- the LOC122597189 gene encoding elongation factor 1-alpha-like, whose product MENKEKARINIVVIGHYNSGKSTTTLTTGHFLYKLGEIDKSVIERYEKEAPGMDKRSFKYAWVLDKLPEERKRGITIDISLSKFETIRYICTIMDAPGHLDYIKNMITGTSQADSALLIIDSTDLSFEYGISRGQTREHALIAFTLGVKQMICCLNKMDANATETKYLKIRYEGIVNELKCYLRTAGYNPDKVPCIPIFGFEGDNMTERSPNLPWYTGPTLLEDIDQVNEPKRPSDKPLRLPLHDVYKIGGIGTVTVERVETGVIKPGMAVIFGPVSLTAEVKYVEMHNKTLLQASLGDCVGFNVENVGVKELKRGYVASNSLDDPAKGAASFISRVIVLNHLGQIRRGYTPMLYCHTSHTLVRFAELLNKIDRRSFEVRELQREPKFLQREPKFLKNGDSGMMEMVPIKPIVAETFSGEYPPLGRFLLRDNRQTVAVGMIQSVVKRDPIDTLKFESLSISSI is encoded by the exons atggaaaataaagaaaaggCTCGTATCAACATTGTGGTGATTGGACACTACAATTCTGGGAAGTCAACAACCACACTTACCACAGGTCACTTCCTGTACAAGTTAGGTGAAATCGATAAGTCTGTGATTGAAAGGTATGAGAAAGAGGCTCCTGGGATggaca AGCGTTCTTTCAAATATGCTTGGGTGTTGGACAAGCTCCCGGAAGAGCGTAAACGTGGGATCACTATTGACATTTCTTTGTCAAAATTTGAGACCATTCGCTATATCTGCACTATCATGGATGCTCCTGGGCACCTTGACTATATTAAGAACATGATCACTGGAACCTCTCAGGCTGACTCTGCCCTTCTCATCATTGACTCCACCgatctttcttttgaatatgGAATTTCCCGTGGACAGACTCGTGAACACGCTTTGATTGCATTCACACTTGGTGTCAAGCAAATGATTTGCTGCCTTAACAAG ATGGATGCTA ATGCTACTGAAACCAAGTACTTGAAAATTAGGTATGAAGGAATTGTCAATGAATTGAAATGCTATTTGAGGACAGCCGGATACAACCCTGATAAAGTCCCATGTATCCCAATTTTTGGTTTTGAGGGCGATAACATGACTGAGAGGTCTCCTAACCTTCCCTGGTACACGGGTCCCACTCTTCTTGAAGACATTGATCAAGTGAATGAGCCAAAAAGACCATCTGACAAACCTCTACGCCTTCCCCTTCATGATGTCTACAAGATTGGTGGAATTGGAACTGTGACAGTGGAACGTGTTGAAACTGGTGTGATCAAGCCAGGTATGGCGGTCATTTTTGGCCCAGTTAGTTTGACAGCTGAAGTCAAATATGTGGAAATGCACAACAAAACACTGCTTCAGGCATCGCTAGGTGACTGTGTCGGTTTCAATGTTGAGAATGTTGGTGTGAAGGAGCTTAAACGTGGGTATGTTGCTTCAAACTCATTGGATGACCCTGCAAAGGGTGCTGCTAGTTTTATTTCTCGTGTCATTGTCTTGAACCACCTGGGTCAAATTAGAAGAGGGTATACaccaatgctttattgccataCTTCTCACACTCTTGTTCGGTTTGCTgaactattaaacaagattgaCAGGaggtcttttgaggtgcgggaGCTGCAGCGTGAACCTAAGTTCTTGCAGCGTGAACCTAAGTTCTTGAAAAATGGTGACTCTGGAATGATGGAGATGGTTCCAATAAAGCCGATAGTGGCTGAGACTTTCTCTGGGGAGTATCCTCCATTGGGTCGGTTTCTTCTGAGGGACAACAGGCAGACAGTTGCTGTGGGGATGATCCAGAGTGTGGTTAAAAGGGATCCAATTGATACTTTAAAATTTGAATCTCTTTCGATCAGTTCTATCTGA
- the LOC122595837 gene encoding uncharacterized protein LOC122595837, which yields MAISVFPSSSISSNYGSHYYCHFHSSTIIQQKSRRKPNMMMRVRMMTVSYEEGKLERPNWAGETPLSRLVASLISFKPLYSLMKFGARQVLISTAEKNDVPWRLMTKEILESDVYKEMETTLNPSIVYPDYYLNPFHAYDEGNLSWLAAAEAEAATLSIAKRALPDASSINEAMEIIRGNWLNAMEQHHQQYSGNLEIRDILDIGCSVGVSTRYLADKFPNAKLTGLDLSPYFLAVAKYKEKKSPQTSSKFQWIHANGEDTGLESKSFDMVSIAYVLHECPARAIKNLVKEAFRLLRPGGTFAITDNSPKSKRLQELSPVLFTLMKSTEPFLDEYYLLDLEKAVEDAGFVNVQTTLTDPRHRTLTATVPY from the exons ATGGCTATCAGTGTGTTCCCATCATCATCGATATCATCAAATTATGGCAGCcattattattgtcattttcACAGCTCAACCATAATCCAACAAAAAAGTAGAAGAAAGCCCAACATGATGATGAGAGTAAGAATGATGACAGTGTCATATGAAGAAGGAAAACTCGAAAGACCAAACTGGGCTGGTGAAACCCCTCTTTCTCGCCTTGTTGCTTCTCTTATTTCTTTCAAACCTTTGTATTCTTTGATGAAATTTGGCGCCAGACAGGTCCTCATCAG TACGGCTGAGAAAAACGATGTACCATGGCGTCTTATGACAAAGGAAATTTTGGAATCGGATGTTTACAAGGAAATGGAGACCACTTTGAATCCGTCTATAGTATACCCTGACT ATTATCTCAATCCTTTCCATGCATATGATGAAGGCAATCTGTCTTGGCTG GCTGCTGCAGAAGCTGAGGCTGCAACTTTGTCAATTGCAAAACGGGCACTACCTGATGCGTCTTCAATCAATGAAGCAATGGAAATAATTCGTGGAAATTGGCTCAATGCTATGGAGCAACATCATCAACAGTATTCTGGAAACTTAGAAATTAGGGACATCCTTGATATTGGTTGCTCTGTGGGTGTAAGCACAAGATATCTTGCTGATAAATTTCCTAATGCTAAACTTACC GGTCTAGATTTATCACCATACTTCCTAGCAGTAGCTAAatacaaggaaaaaaaaagtcctCAAACATCTAGCAAATTCCAGTGGATACATGCGAATGGTGAAGATACAGGCTTGGAATCAAAATCATTCGACATGGTTTCAATTGCTTACGTG CTTCATGAATGCCCAGCAAGGGCTATTAAAAATTTGGTAAAAGAAGCATTTCGGCTGCTTCGTCCTGGAGGAACCTTTGCTATAACTGATAACTCG CCCAAGTCTAAGAGACTTCAG GAACTCTCGCCTGTTCTTTTTACGTTAATGAAAAGCACAGAGCCTTTTTTGGACGAATACTACTTGCTCGATTTGGAAAAAGCTGTCGAGGATGCTGGTTTTGTGAACGTGCAAACGACTCTTACAGATCCTAGGCATCGGACTCTGACTGCCACTGTGCCTTATTGA
- the LOC122597190 gene encoding uncharacterized protein LOC122597190 — MEALSAMMRKASNFGSFKGISLPNQGPSISHLLYADDCTFLGDWSMSNLKQMAKMLRVFHICLGLKINMSKSTMFGIGVSDEEVRRASEIVRCNPSTIPFTYLGIRIGSNMNRIANWDFLFDIFKKRLSRWKASCLSLGGRVTLIKAVLESLPTYYFSLFKAPVKVNEGLEGIIRLFLWGGSDDSNKIHWVGWERVASPTSSGGLRLCKLADSNKALLSKWFWRYQLEPDG, encoded by the coding sequence ATGGAGGCTTTGTCTGCGATGATGAGAAAGGCAAGTAACTTTGGGTCGTTTAAAGGAATTTCTCTACCTAATCAAGGGCCTAGTATTTCACATCTTCTCTACGCCGACGACTGTACATTTTTGGGAGATTGGTCCATGAGTAATTTGAAGCAGATGGCCAAAATGCTTCGGGTCTTCCATATTTGCTTGGGTCTGAAGATAAACATGAGTAAGTCAACAATGTTTGGGATCGGTGTAAGTGATGAGGAGGTTAGAAGAGCTTCAGAAATTGTTCGTTGCAATCCAAGTACCATTCCCTTTACTTATCTTGGTATCCGTATTGGTAGTAATATGAACAGAATCGCGAATTGGGATTTCTTGtttgatattttcaaaaagAGGCTGTCGAGGTGGAAGGCATCTTGTCTGTCCTTGGGTGGACGGGTCACACTCATCAAAGCGGTACTGGAAAGTCTACCCACCTActatttttccttgtttaaagcCCCGGTTAAAGTTAATGAAGGTTTGGAAGGAATTATTAGGCTCTTTCTTTGGGGAGGGAGTGATGActcaaataaaatacattggGTAGGATGGGAAAGGGTGGCGTCACCTACTAGTTCAGGAGGTCTTAGGCTGTGTAAACTTGCAGATTCAAACAAAGCTCTTTTGTCTAAGTGGTTTTGGAGATATCAGTTGGAACCTGATGGTTAA
- the LOC122596441 gene encoding uncharacterized protein LOC122596441: MSSTMTSLPNIYNTIRVRNDIINIKTISNINTSQLPFFKSSSSNYIINKKNINEDKEKQQAVVSRREVILRSSELAVLGAIFHFSGNKPDYLGVQKNPPALALCPATNKCVSTSENISDIVHYAPPWNYNPNEGRGSKKPVSKEVAVEELLEVIKATKPDNFTPRIVEKKDDYIRVEYESPILGFVDDVEFWFPPGKKPLVQYRSASRIGLGFDANKKRVKALRLALEKKGWASEDDF, encoded by the exons ATGTCGTCTACAATGACGTCATTGCCAAATATATACAACACCATCAGAGTAAGAAATGacatcatcaacatcaaaacTATAAGTAACATCAATACCTCTCAGCTCCCCTTCTtcaaatcatcatcttctaattatatcataaacaagaaaaatattaatgaagataaagaaaaacaacaagCAGTAGTAAGTCGAAG GGAGGTTATATTGAGGAGCAGTGAGTTAGCTGTTTTAGGTGCCATTTTTCACTTCAG TGGAAATAAACCCGATTACCTTGGTGTGCAGAAGAATCCTCCTGCTCTAGCTTTATGCCCTGCAACAAACAAATGTGTCTCAACGTCTGAGAATATAAGTGACATTGTCCACTACGCACCACCTTG GAATTATAATCCAAACGAAGGTCGTGGGAGTAAGAAACCTGTGAGTAAAGAAGTAGCAGTCGAGGAGCTTCTTGAAGTG ATAAAAGCAACCAAACCAGACAACTTCACACCAAGAATTGTAGAAAAGAAAGACGATTATATACGTGTGGAGTATGAAAGCCCAATTTTAGGG tttgtggatgatgttgagtTCTGGTTCCCTCCTGGGAAAAAACCACTTGTGCAATATCGATCAGCATCTCGCATTGGGCTTGGTTTTGATGCCAATAAAAAGAGAGTCAAG GCATTGCGGCTAGCATTGGAGAAAAAAGGATGGGCCTCCGAAGACGATTTTTGA